In the genome of Phycisphaerales bacterium, one region contains:
- a CDS encoding BatA and WFA domain-containing protein, with translation MNFLNPWFALALAGLVVPALLILYFLKLRRKELLVPSTLLWRRAVQDLQVNAPFQRLRRNLLLLLQLLVLTAALLALARPIVKSEIPTSSRVVLLIDRSASMNALEDGRTRLELAKEQAGRFLRTLNQRTSSWRSFLTFGAARADTQVMIIAFSDRAQVISPFTTNTAELAGRIADIEPSDAPTDLAEALTLAEAFLAPPTRLTPGMEDAPAAGLPIPADDPATLVLFSDGRIPRLADLPARAAALQLVRVGSATDNVGIIALRSQRNYERPEQLNVFLTVRNFGPETVTTDVSILIDGLLQSARAVTLGPAAYNQPDGTPRESGDGATRSLTFDLVLDRGAVLEARLSRADALAADNVAYVAVPPPRRQSVLVVTDGKYPFLDWIIKGLPLQEYPFYTPERYEAFRADHEVDGVSRYDVVIFDRYAPEQLPLGNYMFLGILPKFAELTATGTSGPQPLIWWDETHPILRYVSLDFLTVDEAILTDLPAGAQVLIEGRSGPVLFRYAREGRQMLVLTFPVERSRWWRTLAFGTFMYNAIRFLGGGEADATGPVRPGDTLRIPMPPDATTVQLIRPDGGRVTLRENTFGAAYFNGTDRVGLYRVEGGLPGRDTFAVNLEDEWESDIRPLAAGDVSAAVPIQQIAGIEAATPEVWRWFVGLALVLLLIEWWIYNRRVMI, from the coding sequence GTGAACTTCCTGAATCCCTGGTTCGCACTCGCGCTCGCCGGCCTGGTCGTCCCGGCCCTGCTGATCCTCTACTTCCTCAAGCTCCGCCGAAAAGAACTCCTCGTTCCATCCACGCTGCTCTGGCGCCGCGCCGTCCAGGATCTCCAGGTCAACGCCCCCTTTCAGCGCCTGCGACGCAACCTGCTCCTCCTGCTCCAATTGCTCGTGCTGACTGCCGCCCTGCTGGCGCTCGCCCGTCCCATCGTCAAATCTGAGATTCCGACGAGCAGTCGCGTCGTACTGCTCATTGACCGCTCCGCATCCATGAATGCCCTCGAGGACGGTCGCACCCGCCTCGAACTCGCCAAGGAACAGGCCGGTCGCTTCCTGCGTACCCTCAATCAGCGTACTTCCTCCTGGCGCTCCTTCCTGACTTTCGGGGCCGCCCGTGCGGATACCCAAGTCATGATCATCGCCTTTTCCGATCGGGCTCAGGTCATCTCGCCCTTCACCACCAACACTGCCGAACTCGCGGGGCGTATCGCCGACATCGAACCCTCGGACGCCCCCACTGACCTCGCCGAGGCCCTGACCCTCGCCGAGGCGTTCCTCGCCCCGCCGACGCGCTTGACCCCGGGGATGGAGGATGCCCCCGCCGCCGGCCTGCCGATCCCCGCGGATGACCCTGCCACGCTCGTGTTGTTCTCCGATGGGCGCATTCCGCGCCTGGCGGACCTACCGGCCCGGGCAGCGGCCCTGCAACTGGTGCGGGTGGGCAGTGCGACCGATAACGTGGGTATCATTGCGCTACGCTCCCAGCGGAATTACGAGCGCCCGGAACAGCTCAACGTCTTCCTCACCGTGCGGAACTTCGGGCCCGAGACCGTCACTACTGACGTCTCCATCCTGATTGACGGACTCCTGCAATCGGCCCGCGCAGTCACGCTCGGCCCGGCTGCTTACAATCAACCGGATGGAACGCCACGCGAATCCGGCGATGGCGCCACCCGCTCGCTCACCTTTGACCTCGTACTTGATCGCGGTGCCGTACTTGAAGCCCGGCTGTCGCGCGCTGATGCCCTCGCGGCGGACAATGTGGCCTACGTGGCCGTTCCGCCGCCGAGGCGCCAGAGTGTCCTGGTGGTCACGGACGGCAAGTACCCCTTCCTCGACTGGATCATCAAGGGTTTGCCGCTCCAGGAGTACCCTTTCTACACCCCGGAACGGTACGAGGCCTTTCGGGCGGACCACGAAGTTGATGGGGTCTCCCGGTACGATGTGGTCATCTTCGACCGTTATGCCCCTGAACAGCTACCCCTCGGCAATTACATGTTCCTCGGCATCCTGCCTAAGTTCGCCGAACTCACCGCAACCGGGACTTCCGGCCCGCAGCCGCTGATCTGGTGGGATGAGACACACCCCATTCTGCGCTACGTGTCACTGGACTTTCTCACCGTGGACGAGGCCATCCTGACGGATCTGCCCGCCGGGGCCCAGGTCCTGATCGAAGGCCGCTCCGGGCCGGTGCTCTTCCGCTATGCCCGCGAAGGCCGCCAGATGCTGGTCCTGACCTTCCCGGTTGAACGCAGCCGCTGGTGGCGTACGCTTGCCTTCGGCACATTCATGTACAACGCCATCCGGTTTCTCGGTGGTGGCGAGGCCGACGCTACCGGCCCGGTCCGCCCCGGTGACACCCTTCGGATTCCCATGCCGCCGGATGCCACCACCGTGCAGCTCATTCGGCCGGACGGCGGGCGCGTGACCCTGCGGGAGAACACCTTCGGTGCGGCCTACTTCAATGGCACGGACCGCGTCGGGCTGTATCGAGTCGAAGGGGGCCTGCCGGGCCGGGACACCTTCGCAGTAAATCTCGAAGATGAATGGGAAAGCGACATCAGACCGTTGGCAGCCGGTGATGTGAGCGCTGCCGTACCGATCCAGCAGATTGCCGGGATCGAGGCCGCCACGCCCGAGGTGTGGCGCTGGTTCGTGGGTCTCGCGCTCGTTTTGCTGCTCATCGAGTGGTGGATTTACAACCGGCGTGTGATGATCTAA
- a CDS encoding DUF58 domain-containing protein, translating into MATRPARTREPEELLSAEFMTRLEQLEILSRKIFVGRMKGERRSKKKGESVEFADYRNYVVGDDLRFLDWNIYARLERLLLKLFQEEEDLSVTVLFDISKSMDWGTPHKGLYVKRVAAALAYIGLVNYDRVSLYGYSSTLAHEMRGIRGRRLVSQVIQFLDRIEYGGTSDFTAVAKRFAKRVTHKGVVIVLGDFLDKGGYAEGLRFLLGRDYDLYVIQTLSPEEVDPGLTGDLRLRDVEDDDLAEVTISAALLKRYKVNLQSFCQELKDYCTRRGITYLFTSTRVEFDVLVMSYLRHRGLIR; encoded by the coding sequence ATGGCGACACGACCCGCACGCACACGCGAACCGGAGGAGTTGCTCAGCGCCGAGTTCATGACCCGGCTCGAACAGCTTGAAATCCTCTCACGCAAGATCTTCGTCGGTCGCATGAAGGGCGAACGCCGCAGCAAGAAGAAGGGCGAGAGCGTCGAGTTTGCCGACTACCGCAATTACGTCGTCGGCGACGATCTGCGATTTCTCGACTGGAACATCTACGCCCGGCTCGAACGGCTGCTGCTGAAGCTCTTCCAGGAGGAGGAGGATCTCAGCGTTACCGTGCTGTTCGACATCTCGAAGAGCATGGATTGGGGCACGCCCCACAAGGGGCTCTACGTCAAGCGCGTCGCCGCCGCCCTCGCCTACATAGGCCTGGTCAACTACGACCGCGTAAGTCTCTATGGCTACTCCAGCACGCTCGCCCACGAAATGCGCGGCATCCGCGGCCGGCGCCTCGTCTCGCAGGTCATCCAGTTCCTCGATCGAATCGAGTATGGCGGCACATCGGATTTCACCGCCGTCGCGAAACGCTTCGCCAAGCGCGTTACGCACAAGGGCGTCGTCATCGTGCTCGGGGACTTCCTGGACAAGGGCGGCTACGCCGAGGGGCTACGTTTCCTGCTCGGTCGGGATTACGACCTGTACGTCATCCAGACACTTTCACCGGAGGAGGTCGACCCGGGCCTCACCGGTGACCTGCGGCTGCGTGACGTCGAGGACGACGACCTTGCCGAGGTGACAATCAGCGCGGCGCTGCTGAAACGCTACAAGGTGAACCTCCAGTCCTTCTGCCAGGAGCTGAAGGACTACTGCACGCGCCGTGGCATTACCTACCTGTTTACCAGCACGCGCGTCGAGTTCGATGTTCTCGTCATGTCGTACCTGCGCCACCGCGGGCTCATCCGCTGA
- a CDS encoding PAS domain S-box protein: MNSKPSSAGYLSFIETLLDTIPSAIFYKDLQGRYLGFNRYWTDWTGLTHDQAIGRSVRELFPPESAEIYERADAALLSEGGQQTYESELHAPDGTLRNVIFHMATYNDADGKLNGIVGAATDITEIRKHERVLRLTQFTVDHAAEAIFWIAPDGRFIAVNDAASTSLGYSREELLQMHVWDVDPHEQAADWPRRWDDHVTHVARRFETEHRSKHGELIPVEVSVNHVQYDGMPLQCAFAHNITERKQAETNLREAMKMLVESLAHEKHTAAQLTRERERAESATRAKSEILANMSHEIRTPLTAIIGFAEVLAEEVTGGPTCDTHTNCGLCQRASEHLRTVIENGRHLLALINDVLDLSKIEAGQFQIERVCCDPVEIVQGVTTLLCSRATDKQLRLDVEYATPVPERIFTDPLRLRQILVNLVGNAIKFTQHGSVRIVLQLEEPPAAATATASVPPALRFDIIDTGIGIAAEQQARLFQPFTQADMSTARRFGGTGLGLAISRHLAQLLAGDVTVTSAAGAGSTFTVRIATGPLTGVARVQPGAASPSCKAAKDVAVQRDPVVRLDCNVLLVEDGPDNQRLISFLLKKAGARVVVAENGQVAVELALAARAQGHPFDVILMDMQMPVLDGYNATRKLRSEGYDAPIIALTAHAMTGDRERCLQAGCDDFATKPIDRRALFETMRAALDGKRASSSLR, translated from the coding sequence GTGAACTCGAAGCCGTCCAGCGCGGGCTATCTCAGCTTCATCGAGACGCTGCTGGACACCATCCCGAGTGCCATTTTCTATAAGGATTTGCAAGGCCGGTACCTCGGTTTCAACCGCTATTGGACCGACTGGACCGGACTGACACACGACCAGGCGATCGGCCGCTCCGTGCGGGAGCTCTTCCCCCCGGAGAGCGCCGAAATCTATGAGCGCGCCGACGCCGCCCTGCTCTCCGAGGGTGGCCAGCAGACCTACGAAAGCGAATTGCACGCGCCCGATGGAACCCTCCGGAATGTCATCTTTCACATGGCCACATACAACGATGCCGATGGCAAGCTGAACGGCATCGTGGGAGCAGCAACCGACATTACCGAAATCCGGAAGCACGAGCGGGTCCTGCGCCTCACACAGTTCACGGTCGACCACGCGGCCGAGGCGATCTTCTGGATCGCACCAGATGGCCGCTTCATTGCGGTCAACGACGCGGCCAGCACCTCGCTGGGCTACAGCCGTGAGGAGCTGCTGCAGATGCACGTGTGGGATGTGGACCCACACGAACAGGCCGCGGACTGGCCGCGCCGCTGGGACGATCACGTCACCCACGTGGCGCGGCGATTTGAAACGGAGCACCGGAGCAAGCATGGTGAACTGATCCCGGTCGAAGTATCCGTGAACCACGTGCAATATGACGGAATGCCGCTGCAGTGCGCTTTCGCACACAACATCACGGAGCGCAAGCAGGCCGAAACGAACCTCCGCGAAGCCATGAAGATGCTGGTTGAATCGCTGGCCCACGAGAAGCACACGGCCGCTCAACTGACACGCGAACGTGAGCGGGCCGAGAGCGCCACCCGCGCCAAGAGCGAGATTCTCGCGAACATGAGCCATGAGATTCGCACACCCCTCACCGCGATCATCGGCTTTGCCGAAGTACTGGCGGAAGAAGTCACCGGTGGCCCGACATGTGACACGCACACCAACTGCGGGCTCTGTCAGCGCGCCAGCGAGCACCTCCGGACGGTCATCGAGAACGGTCGCCATCTCCTGGCGCTCATCAATGATGTGCTCGATCTCTCCAAGATCGAGGCAGGGCAGTTCCAGATCGAGCGCGTCTGTTGTGACCCGGTCGAGATTGTCCAGGGTGTCACGACGCTCCTTTGTTCCCGGGCGACGGACAAGCAACTGCGGCTCGACGTCGAGTACGCGACACCCGTACCCGAGCGGATCTTCACCGACCCGCTGCGCCTGCGGCAGATTCTCGTGAACCTGGTCGGCAACGCGATCAAATTCACGCAGCACGGATCGGTGCGCATCGTTCTGCAACTGGAAGAGCCGCCCGCCGCCGCAACGGCGACCGCATCTGTGCCACCGGCCCTGCGTTTCGATATCATTGATACCGGCATTGGCATCGCGGCAGAGCAGCAGGCCCGGCTCTTCCAACCCTTCACACAGGCCGACATGTCCACCGCGCGCCGCTTCGGCGGGACCGGCCTCGGCTTGGCCATCAGCCGACACCTGGCGCAGCTCCTCGCGGGCGATGTCACCGTCACGAGCGCGGCGGGAGCAGGCAGCACCTTCACGGTACGCATCGCCACGGGTCCCCTCACTGGCGTCGCTCGTGTTCAGCCGGGCGCAGCAAGCCCGTCGTGCAAGGCGGCGAAAGATGTGGCCGTCCAGCGTGATCCGGTGGTCCGGCTCGACTGCAACGTGCTGCTCGTGGAAGACGGCCCCGACAATCAGCGCCTGATCAGCTTCCTGCTGAAGAAGGCCGGGGCGCGCGTGGTGGTTGCGGAGAATGGGCAGGTCGCGGTCGAGTTGGCGCTTGCCGCCCGTGCCCAGGGACACCCCTTCGACGTGATCCTGATGGATATGCAGATGCCGGTGCTGGACGGTTACAACGCGACGCGGAAACTCCGCTCCGAGGGCTACGACGCCCCCATCATTGCCCTCACGGCGCACGCCATGACCGGCGACCGTGAACGTTGCCTACAAGCCGGCTGCGACGACTTCGCCACCAAGCCGATCGACCGCCGCGCACTATTCGAAACCATGCGAGCTGCGCTCGATGGGAAGCGCGCGAGCTCATCCCTGCGGTGA
- a CDS encoding PAS domain-containing protein, producing the protein MTVLRLSSNPCNRLLVYTAGALIAWTGLVWGSFLFASARERERAIDSAHLLAEARLTEDHANRCWATQPGGVYIPVDPDFEQHPILSRMPDSSAMTSGGRPLTLLNPARMTTEVQAALLEIQGNTTLQPHIRAIGRHQPLSAAEDRALTQLEGGGSLTSEMLWRTEGDALLVVRPLRAETQCLRCHLDWQPSGDVRGAVAVEVPMAPLWARADQERSALLLAHGGLYLLGVVAIGFGAGHSARRVRAERAAQDALHAEVARRQQLEQIIEHSPVVVFLWRNEPGWPVEYVTANVDQLGLKARMFLEDHIPFCTVIHPEDQGVVAEEVRFYMAQNEDHYRLEYRIVGVDGRTRWVEEQSWMRRDVHGHVTHLQGVLTDITARRELEAVQRGLSQLHRDAAGHHPECHFL; encoded by the coding sequence GTGACCGTTCTGCGATTGTCCTCCAACCCCTGTAACCGCCTACTGGTTTACACGGCCGGTGCACTGATCGCCTGGACTGGCCTGGTCTGGGGATCGTTTCTCTTTGCTTCCGCACGCGAGCGTGAGCGCGCCATCGATTCCGCCCACCTGCTCGCCGAAGCGCGGCTGACCGAAGACCACGCCAATCGCTGCTGGGCCACCCAGCCCGGCGGGGTTTACATTCCCGTCGACCCTGACTTCGAACAACACCCGATTCTCTCCCGGATGCCGGACTCCAGTGCCATGACGAGCGGGGGGCGTCCACTCACCCTGCTGAATCCCGCCCGCATGACCACCGAAGTGCAGGCCGCGCTGCTAGAGATTCAGGGCAATACTACGCTCCAACCGCACATACGTGCGATCGGACGCCATCAGCCGCTCAGCGCCGCCGAGGACCGCGCCCTGACCCAATTGGAAGGTGGCGGTTCACTAACCTCCGAAATGCTCTGGCGGACCGAAGGCGATGCACTCCTGGTGGTGCGCCCTCTGCGTGCTGAAACGCAGTGCCTCCGCTGCCACCTGGATTGGCAGCCCTCGGGCGATGTGCGCGGCGCGGTTGCCGTCGAGGTCCCCATGGCGCCGCTCTGGGCGCGGGCTGACCAGGAGCGCAGCGCGTTGCTGCTGGCACATGGCGGACTGTACCTCCTCGGCGTCGTCGCCATCGGATTCGGGGCCGGGCACAGCGCGCGGCGGGTGCGCGCGGAACGCGCCGCCCAGGATGCCTTGCATGCCGAGGTGGCGCGCCGGCAACAGCTCGAGCAGATCATCGAGCACAGCCCGGTGGTCGTGTTCCTGTGGCGCAATGAGCCGGGCTGGCCCGTCGAATACGTCACGGCCAACGTCGATCAACTGGGCCTCAAGGCGCGCATGTTTCTGGAGGACCACATACCGTTCTGCACGGTGATTCATCCCGAGGATCAGGGCGTTGTGGCGGAGGAAGTGCGATTCTACATGGCCCAGAATGAGGATCACTACCGGCTCGAGTACCGCATCGTCGGAGTCGATGGTCGCACGCGCTGGGTCGAAGAGCAGAGTTGGATGCGGCGGGACGTCCACGGCCATGTCACGCACCTCCAGGGCGTACTCACGGACATCACAGCCCGGCGTGAACTCGAAGCCGTCCAGCGCGGGCTATCTCAGCTTCATCGAGACGCTGCTGGACACCATCCCGAGTGCCATTTTCTATAA
- a CDS encoding acyl-CoA dehydrogenase family protein: protein MTTVPHILTDDHRILIQAVRDFARAELIERDRRWDAEESSCCECLDEFYQMGLFGLRIPETCGGLEIPMLPYAHIVREIAYASPSVAVTLAVHSMVCEALRMFASEQLRDEVQARLATPGNLAAFAISEADAGSDPASAKTRAEPVADGWRLHGSKFWVTNGMSGRWFVVLARGAQTGTHRDLSMFLLDAHEDGVQRRPIKGKLGIRGSETAEMHLDGAFVPRSHLLGEHGDGMRIALAALDGGRIGIGAQAAGIGEACLDMMAAYALERRQFGRPIADFQAIQWMIADSRTEILAARLLVEHAASCKDDGRPFTQEASMAKLYASEAANRIAYRAVQVHGGTGFVRECRAEQLYRDARITTIYEGTSEIQRYVIARELLGGN, encoded by the coding sequence ATGACGACGGTACCCCATATCCTCACCGATGACCACCGCATCCTGATCCAAGCCGTGCGCGATTTCGCGCGCGCCGAACTTATCGAGCGCGACCGGCGGTGGGACGCTGAGGAAAGCTCCTGCTGCGAATGTCTGGACGAGTTCTACCAGATGGGACTGTTTGGTCTACGCATCCCCGAGACATGCGGCGGTCTCGAAATTCCGATGTTGCCCTACGCTCACATCGTCCGTGAGATTGCCTATGCCTCGCCCTCGGTAGCCGTCACCCTCGCTGTACACAGCATGGTGTGTGAGGCCTTGCGCATGTTCGCCTCGGAGCAATTGCGGGACGAGGTTCAGGCCCGCCTCGCCACACCGGGCAACCTCGCGGCCTTCGCCATCAGCGAGGCCGACGCCGGCTCGGATCCGGCGAGTGCGAAAACTCGCGCCGAACCCGTTGCAGACGGCTGGCGGTTGCACGGTTCCAAATTCTGGGTGACGAACGGCATGAGCGGTCGCTGGTTTGTCGTATTAGCCCGCGGCGCGCAGACCGGGACACACCGCGACCTTTCCATGTTTCTGTTGGACGCGCACGAGGACGGCGTCCAGCGCCGCCCCATCAAAGGCAAGCTCGGAATCCGTGGCTCCGAGACCGCCGAGATGCATCTCGACGGCGCTTTCGTGCCGCGCTCGCACCTGCTCGGAGAACATGGCGACGGGATGCGCATCGCACTTGCGGCCCTCGACGGTGGCCGTATTGGTATCGGCGCCCAGGCCGCCGGCATCGGCGAGGCCTGCCTCGACATGATGGCCGCCTATGCCCTCGAGCGCCGCCAGTTCGGACGACCGATCGCGGATTTCCAAGCCATCCAGTGGATGATCGCGGACAGCCGTACGGAGATTCTGGCCGCCCGCCTGCTGGTCGAGCACGCCGCGAGTTGTAAGGATGACGGCCGCCCCTTCACCCAGGAAGCTTCGATGGCCAAGCTTTACGCCAGCGAGGCCGCCAATCGAATCGCTTACCGTGCGGTGCAAGTTCACGGCGGAACCGGGTTTGTGCGGGAGTGTCGCGCGGAACAGCTTTACCGCGACGCCCGCATCACCACGATTTATGAAGGCACGAGCGAGATTCAGCGCTACGTCATCGCGCGTGAACTGCTCGGTGGAAACTGA
- a CDS encoding YjbQ family protein, whose amino-acid sequence MVLTHTLALHTGGNTEVRDITAEVTAAVRESGARAGLVCVFVIGSTAGITTTEAEPGLLNHDLRAFFERLAPADGRYVHEATWHDDNGHSHVRAAAVGPSITVPLVEGRLTLGTWQQIVLIDFDTRPRDRHVVVQIVGET is encoded by the coding sequence ATGGTCCTAACCCACACCTTGGCTCTCCATACCGGTGGAAATACGGAGGTGCGTGACATCACGGCCGAGGTGACCGCGGCTGTCCGGGAAAGCGGGGCGCGCGCAGGCCTCGTGTGTGTTTTCGTGATCGGCTCGACGGCCGGCATCACGACAACCGAGGCCGAACCGGGGCTTCTGAACCATGACCTCCGGGCGTTTTTCGAACGCCTCGCCCCCGCCGACGGCCGCTACGTGCACGAGGCCACCTGGCACGACGACAACGGCCACTCCCATGTGCGGGCGGCCGCCGTTGGTCCATCCATCACCGTACCACTCGTGGAAGGGCGCCTCACGCTCGGCACCTGGCAGCAGATCGTGCTGATCGACTTCGACACGCGCCCCCGTGACCGCCACGTCGTGGTGCAGATCGTCGGCGAGACCTGA
- a CDS encoding Na+/H+ antiporter NhaC family protein translates to MRPKLAIPPQTAAHISRCFIPAALLLLLAIPAVYGQIGAVDDEPIAVLETQPLRMELPAAAPGAHYGLLVFAPPLVAIVFALVGRQVIPALFMGLFVAAWMLAAAPTYAGGGSTLLAAVRLATEEFLIGALTDPDRAKIIVFTLTIGGLVGIIAANGGTTALVARVVRHARRRRDGQVLGWFSGLIIFFDDYANSMIIGPTLRPLCDRLGISREKLAYLVDSTAAPVASIALVGTWIGVEVGYIYDGLAAVTVRPPFLADATLDRGLAYSIFIDSIPYRFYPLLALAFVFLVGWLGRDFGPMLAAEQRASYAARGAADGTLPGVDDAATIPVLHVRSRAPEPTVGVPPVRMWLAILPILLLIALTLGLLFATGWAALDEGERALTGVAWVRAIVTNGDSVNAILYGALAAALLAVLLSLVTGALALSTTIDAATASMARMLPTICVLVLAWSLSAAVQQLELGQVAREVLQAASFDVRALPAVVFITAALVSFATGTSWGTLGILCPTAITTAAGLLNDVSSAEALPLFHATVGAVLAGAVFGDHCSPISDTTVLSSLASECRLEAHVWTQMPYALVVAGVALVCGEGLRWAGLASPWIGLLAGLVVLVVWLRVFGRPVAGGN, encoded by the coding sequence ATGCGGCCGAAGCTTGCAATCCCACCACAAACCGCCGCCCACATCAGCAGATGCTTCATCCCGGCTGCGCTTCTGCTTCTGCTGGCAATCCCGGCCGTTTACGGCCAGATCGGCGCTGTGGACGACGAGCCGATCGCGGTGCTCGAAACTCAGCCGTTGCGCATGGAACTCCCGGCGGCCGCACCCGGCGCACACTACGGCCTGCTGGTTTTCGCGCCGCCGCTCGTCGCGATTGTATTTGCATTGGTGGGGCGGCAGGTGATTCCGGCCCTGTTCATGGGGCTGTTCGTGGCTGCCTGGATGCTGGCCGCAGCGCCCACCTACGCCGGCGGTGGCAGCACACTGCTGGCGGCGGTGCGGCTTGCGACGGAGGAGTTCCTGATCGGGGCGCTAACCGATCCGGACCGTGCGAAGATCATCGTTTTCACACTCACGATCGGCGGGCTGGTCGGCATCATTGCAGCGAACGGCGGCACGACGGCACTGGTGGCGCGTGTCGTGCGTCATGCGCGGCGCCGACGGGATGGTCAGGTGCTGGGCTGGTTCTCCGGGCTGATCATCTTCTTCGACGACTACGCCAACTCGATGATCATCGGACCGACACTGCGCCCCTTGTGCGACCGGCTCGGAATCAGCCGCGAGAAACTGGCTTACCTGGTGGATTCCACCGCAGCGCCGGTCGCCTCGATCGCGCTGGTGGGCACGTGGATCGGGGTCGAAGTCGGCTACATTTACGACGGCCTGGCAGCCGTCACGGTACGCCCGCCATTTCTGGCCGATGCCACTCTCGATCGGGGCCTGGCATACAGCATCTTCATCGACAGCATTCCGTATCGCTTCTACCCCTTGTTGGCGCTTGCCTTCGTGTTCCTGGTCGGATGGCTGGGGCGCGACTTCGGGCCGATGCTGGCCGCCGAGCAGCGGGCCAGCTATGCAGCGCGTGGTGCTGCCGATGGGACCCTGCCAGGGGTTGATGACGCCGCGACCATTCCCGTCCTGCACGTGCGCAGCCGAGCCCCCGAACCGACTGTGGGTGTGCCGCCCGTGCGTATGTGGCTGGCGATTCTGCCGATTCTTCTGCTGATTGCGCTGACGCTCGGGCTGCTGTTCGCCACGGGCTGGGCGGCACTCGACGAGGGCGAGAGGGCGCTGACCGGCGTGGCCTGGGTGCGCGCGATCGTCACGAACGGCGATTCGGTCAACGCGATCCTGTACGGAGCGCTGGCTGCCGCGTTGTTGGCGGTGCTGCTTTCGCTGGTGACGGGGGCACTGGCCCTGAGCACGACGATCGATGCGGCGACAGCGAGTATGGCCCGCATGCTGCCGACGATTTGTGTACTCGTGCTGGCATGGTCGCTGTCCGCCGCAGTACAGCAACTCGAACTGGGCCAGGTGGCGCGGGAAGTGCTGCAAGCGGCTTCTTTCGACGTGCGGGCTTTGCCGGCGGTGGTCTTCATTACGGCCGCGCTGGTTTCGTTCGCCACGGGCACGTCCTGGGGGACACTTGGGATCCTGTGCCCGACGGCGATCACGACCGCGGCGGGGTTATTGAATGATGTATCCTCGGCGGAGGCCCTGCCGTTGTTCCACGCGACTGTCGGTGCGGTGCTGGCCGGCGCGGTTTTCGGGGATCATTGCTCGCCGATTAGCGACACCACCGTACTGTCGTCGCTCGCGAGTGAATGCCGGCTCGAGGCACATGTCTGGACCCAGATGCCGTATGCGCTCGTGGTGGCGGGGGTAGCGCTGGTTTGTGGCGAAGGACTGCGGTGGGCCGGCCTCGCGTCCCCGTGGATCGGCCTGCTGGCGGGCTTGGTCGTGCTCGTGGTGTGGCTGCGCGTGTTTGGCCGGCCGGTCGCGGGCGGCAACTGA